One region of Pyramidobacter sp. YE332 genomic DNA includes:
- a CDS encoding ABC transporter ATP-binding protein produces MCENILKLDHVSKSFANAGSSVTNALEDIELEIRSGEFISVIGPSGCGKSTILRLIAGLIVPTTGKVTLNGEVIDGPAPVRGMVFQKPTLFPWLTVEQNVAFSLRMRGQLRGHEAEVEELMRTAGLWEFRKNWPHQLSGGMAQRAALLRTMVNNPQVFLLDEPLGALDAFTRMTMQDVILSMWSRHRPMVVMVTHDVDEALYMGSRVVVMAPRPGRVHNDIKVDLPYPRRRTSREFMDYRRFAMEQLNFDDRGA; encoded by the coding sequence ATGTGCGAAAATATCCTCAAGCTCGACCACGTCAGCAAAAGCTTTGCCAACGCCGGCAGTTCCGTCACCAACGCCCTCGAAGACATCGAACTGGAAATTCGCTCCGGCGAGTTCATCAGCGTCATCGGCCCCTCCGGCTGCGGCAAATCGACCATCCTGCGCCTGATCGCCGGGCTGATCGTGCCGACGACCGGGAAGGTGACCCTCAACGGCGAGGTCATCGACGGCCCCGCCCCCGTGCGCGGCATGGTCTTTCAAAAACCGACGCTTTTTCCGTGGTTGACTGTGGAACAGAACGTCGCCTTCAGCCTGAGAATGCGCGGCCAGCTGCGCGGCCATGAGGCCGAAGTCGAGGAACTGATGAGAACCGCCGGGCTGTGGGAATTCCGCAAGAACTGGCCGCACCAGCTGTCCGGCGGTATGGCCCAGCGCGCCGCGCTGCTGCGCACCATGGTCAACAACCCGCAGGTCTTTCTGCTCGACGAGCCGCTCGGCGCGCTCGACGCCTTCACCCGCATGACCATGCAAGACGTGATCCTCTCCATGTGGTCGCGCCACCGCCCCATGGTCGTCATGGTGACGCACGATGTGGACGAAGCCCTCTACATGGGCTCCCGCGTCGTCGTCATGGCGCCGCGCCCCGGCCGCGTCCACAACGACATCAAAGTCGACCTGCCCTATCCGCGCCGCCGCACCAGCCGAGAATTCATGGATTATCGCAGGTTCGCCATGGAGCAGCTGAACTTCGACGACCGCGGAGCGTAA
- a CDS encoding ABC transporter permease subunit codes for MPGHENGRASGMPPRRLTRDELAILESRPRTKFQKFLDYVVCFLPVVAGVVALWEYNCLPDLQGNTHGNDYNWFILALTGLALIGFLASFCGRRAFRWMRYKAPFYTFVFLALAGYDWLTLKTGGLPLPYFPWLDQMLEAAIADWAYLMDCAKNSLILLFTGYFIGVGVGLVTGIACGYNRNVNYWIEPFTRLLGAIPSTTWLPVVMVLAATLFRGSVFIIALGVWYSVTIATKTGITNIDPAYFEAARTLGVKGMRLVGTIAVPSALPNILQGMTQGMSTACVALMVAEMIGVESGLGWYITWQKSWARYGNMYAAVVAICVIFVLVNALLGAVRRYMLRWQER; via the coding sequence ATGCCCGGTCATGAAAACGGCCGCGCTTCCGGGATGCCGCCCCGCCGTCTGACGCGGGACGAACTGGCGATTCTCGAGAGCCGCCCGAGAACGAAATTTCAGAAATTTCTCGATTACGTCGTCTGTTTTCTTCCCGTCGTCGCCGGCGTCGTCGCCCTGTGGGAGTACAACTGCCTTCCCGATCTGCAGGGAAACACTCACGGCAACGACTACAACTGGTTCATCCTCGCCCTGACGGGGCTGGCGCTGATCGGTTTCCTCGCCTCGTTTTGCGGGCGCCGCGCCTTCCGCTGGATGCGCTACAAAGCCCCCTTCTATACGTTCGTCTTTCTGGCGCTGGCCGGCTACGACTGGCTGACGCTCAAGACAGGCGGCCTGCCGCTGCCGTACTTTCCGTGGCTCGATCAGATGCTGGAAGCGGCCATCGCCGACTGGGCCTACTTGATGGACTGCGCCAAAAACTCGCTGATCCTGCTGTTCACCGGCTACTTCATCGGCGTCGGCGTCGGGCTGGTGACCGGCATCGCCTGCGGCTACAACCGCAACGTCAACTATTGGATCGAGCCGTTTACGCGCCTGCTGGGCGCCATCCCCTCCACGACCTGGCTTCCCGTCGTCATGGTGCTGGCCGCCACGCTCTTCCGCGGCAGCGTGTTCATCATCGCCCTCGGCGTGTGGTACTCCGTCACGATCGCTACCAAGACCGGCATCACCAACATCGACCCCGCCTATTTCGAGGCGGCGCGCACGCTGGGCGTCAAAGGCATGCGCCTCGTCGGAACCATCGCCGTGCCCTCGGCGCTGCCGAACATCCTGCAGGGCATGACTCAAGGCATGAGCACGGCTTGCGTCGCTTTGATGGTGGCCGAGATGATCGGCGTCGAGTCGGGGCTTGGCTGGTATATCACCTGGCAGAAAAGCTGGGCCCGCTACGGCAACATGTACGCCGCCGTCGTCGCCATCTGCGTTATCTTCGTGCTTGTCAACGCGCTGCTGGGCGCGGTCCGCCGCTACATGCTGCGCTGGCAGGAAAGGTAG
- a CDS encoding TDT family transporter has protein sequence MQFIKKVPIPAAGVMVGAAALGNLLQSCGEGIRAVCGVLAAFLLVLLLLKLFCFPAAVREDMQNPITAGVSATFPMALMLLSTYILPFAGAAARLVWWFAVALHVVLIVWFTLKFVLRFDLKKVTTVFFILYVGIVVASVTAPAYGRGADVGTVAFWFGFAALLILLFVVTKRYQTLPVPEPAMPLICVYAAPTSLCVAGYVQSVMPKSFAMLAFLLALALLTYVFALVRSFSMLKLPFYPSYAAFTFPFVISAIAFKQGASCAAKLGRALPLAPYLVPAATLIAVVFVVYTYFRFMKFIFSK, from the coding sequence ATGCAGTTCATCAAGAAAGTGCCGATTCCCGCGGCGGGCGTGATGGTGGGCGCCGCTGCGCTGGGCAATCTGCTGCAGAGCTGCGGCGAAGGGATCCGCGCCGTCTGCGGGGTGCTGGCGGCGTTTTTGCTGGTTTTGCTGCTTCTGAAGCTGTTTTGCTTCCCCGCCGCGGTCAGAGAGGACATGCAAAATCCGATCACGGCGGGCGTCTCCGCCACGTTCCCGATGGCGCTGATGCTGCTGAGCACTTATATCCTGCCTTTTGCGGGAGCGGCGGCGCGCCTCGTGTGGTGGTTCGCCGTGGCGCTGCACGTGGTGCTGATCGTCTGGTTCACTCTCAAGTTTGTGCTCCGCTTTGATCTGAAAAAGGTCACCACGGTGTTCTTCATCCTCTACGTCGGCATTGTCGTCGCTTCGGTGACGGCGCCCGCTTATGGGCGCGGCGCCGATGTCGGCACCGTCGCTTTCTGGTTTGGGTTTGCGGCGCTTCTGATCCTGCTGTTCGTGGTGACGAAGCGGTATCAAACGCTGCCCGTGCCGGAGCCGGCGATGCCGCTGATCTGCGTCTATGCGGCGCCCACGAGCCTTTGCGTGGCCGGTTATGTGCAGTCGGTCATGCCCAAGTCCTTCGCGATGCTGGCCTTCCTGCTGGCGCTGGCGCTGTTGACGTACGTCTTTGCGCTGGTCAGGAGTTTCTCGATGCTGAAACTGCCGTTCTATCCCAGCTACGCGGCCTTCACCTTCCCGTTCGTGATCTCGGCGATCGCCTTCAAGCAGGGCGCATCCTGCGCCGCCAAGCTTGGGCGCGCCCTGCCGCTCGCACCGTACCTGGTGCCGGCGGCGACGCTGATCGCTGTCGTGTTCGTGGTTTATACCTATTTCCGTTTCATGAAATTCATCTTTTCGAAATGA
- a CDS encoding C-GCAxxG-C-C family protein, which translates to MVKYSVEQVSPKAVQKHAEDLYRNGFFCCEAVMSAIRSDFNVDVPEEVIALSSGMAIGAGRSGCMCGALNGGIMALSLFFGRTTQDGPKDPKVNYCMKLTHELHDWFRDANAKHANCCRVLTRGFEMAEGEHKAQCIAFTGLCAGKVAEILCRELNIKNVDDGPIEGLKAPYLPPAKN; encoded by the coding sequence ATGGTAAAGTACTCAGTCGAACAGGTCAGCCCGAAGGCCGTCCAGAAGCACGCGGAAGATCTTTACAGAAACGGCTTCTTCTGCTGCGAGGCGGTGATGTCGGCGATCAGAAGCGATTTCAACGTGGACGTTCCCGAAGAAGTCATCGCTCTGTCGTCGGGCATGGCGATCGGCGCCGGGCGCTCCGGCTGCATGTGCGGGGCGCTGAACGGCGGCATCATGGCGCTGAGTTTGTTTTTCGGCCGCACGACGCAGGACGGCCCCAAGGATCCGAAGGTCAATTACTGCATGAAGCTCACGCACGAGCTGCACGACTGGTTCAGAGACGCGAACGCCAAACACGCGAACTGCTGCCGCGTGCTCACCAGAGGCTTTGAGATGGCCGAAGGGGAACACAAGGCTCAGTGCATCGCCTTCACCGGTCTCTGCGCGGGCAAGGTCGCCGAGATCCTGTGCCGCGAGCTGAACATCAAAAACGTTGACGACGGACCGATCGAAGGTCTGAAAGCGCCGTATTTGCCGCCTGCGAAGAACTGA
- a CDS encoding ABC transporter substrate-binding protein: MKKFLVVLFCAALMAAPAAAMTKEEEDAAWRKEPAYGRVIKIGYNGGLCLGTFGIAQLKGFYEAEGLKTEVIRMAGGSSGQIDAIGTGKVDVTGDHIATMLVPTVNGVRVKFTTGIHSGCKSLYVPVDSPIKTTADLVGKYVAIPDGIGGSDQNISMRFFNHDKVDPRQIKWKVAEAGVAVMAMKKGEVQAALLGDQFAKKFLDSGELRIIRSLTFDEDFKQEPCCIHAVNLDFYNENPLTVKKLTRAHEAASAWVMEHPEEAVAVLQANKWAAGDPKLVLEIFKTYDYSISDEATEAALRNIIDDYKTFGLIDAKKDTDALMKQVWDPVLGND; this comes from the coding sequence ATGAAAAAGTTTCTTGTCGTTCTGTTCTGCGCCGCGCTGATGGCTGCGCCTGCCGCCGCCATGACGAAGGAAGAGGAAGACGCCGCCTGGAGGAAGGAACCCGCCTACGGCCGCGTCATCAAGATCGGTTACAACGGCGGCCTCTGCCTCGGCACGTTCGGCATCGCCCAGCTGAAAGGTTTTTACGAAGCGGAAGGGCTGAAGACCGAAGTGATCCGTATGGCCGGCGGCAGTAGCGGTCAGATCGACGCCATCGGCACCGGCAAGGTGGACGTGACGGGCGATCATATCGCCACGATGCTCGTTCCCACCGTCAATGGCGTGCGCGTCAAGTTCACCACGGGCATCCATTCGGGCTGTAAATCGCTGTATGTGCCCGTGGACAGTCCGATCAAGACTACGGCCGATCTGGTCGGCAAATACGTCGCCATTCCCGACGGCATCGGCGGTTCCGATCAGAACATTTCCATGCGCTTTTTCAACCACGACAAGGTCGATCCGCGCCAGATCAAATGGAAAGTCGCCGAAGCGGGCGTCGCCGTGATGGCCATGAAGAAAGGCGAAGTGCAGGCGGCGCTGCTCGGCGACCAGTTCGCCAAGAAATTCCTCGACAGCGGCGAACTGCGCATCATCCGCTCGTTGACGTTCGACGAGGATTTCAAGCAGGAGCCCTGCTGCATCCACGCCGTCAACCTCGATTTCTACAACGAGAACCCGCTCACGGTGAAAAAACTGACTCGCGCTCACGAGGCCGCCAGCGCCTGGGTCATGGAGCACCCCGAAGAGGCCGTCGCCGTGCTTCAGGCGAACAAATGGGCGGCCGGCGATCCCAAGCTCGTGCTCGAGATCTTCAAGACCTACGACTACAGCATCAGCGACGAAGCTACGGAAGCCGCGCTGCGCAACATCATCGACGACTACAAGACTTTCGGCCTCATCGACGCCAAAAAGGATACCGATGCGCTGATGAAGCAGGTCTGGGATCCGGTTCTCGGGAACGATTGA
- a CDS encoding carboxymuconolactone decarboxylase family protein: protein MKILVLAAAMIMVLSSVAFAAEKPQKQVDYKNAARQAGLRGKKLREAAPETMQAFGGLAGAVLKEGALSLKTKELIALMLGLQAHCEMCINSHVQNAIKAGVTREELAEALGVAVLMGGGPSSAYAGIVLEAYDQFSAK, encoded by the coding sequence ATGAAAATTCTAGTGTTGGCAGCCGCCATGATAATGGTTTTGAGCAGCGTGGCTTTTGCAGCGGAGAAACCTCAAAAACAGGTGGACTACAAAAACGCGGCGCGTCAGGCCGGCCTGCGCGGCAAAAAACTGCGCGAAGCGGCCCCCGAAACGATGCAGGCCTTCGGCGGCCTGGCCGGCGCCGTGCTGAAAGAGGGCGCGCTTTCCCTGAAGACCAAGGAACTGATCGCGTTGATGCTCGGCCTGCAGGCCCACTGCGAAATGTGCATCAACTCGCACGTCCAGAACGCCATCAAGGCCGGCGTCACGCGCGAAGAGCTGGCCGAAGCGCTTGGCGTCGCCGTCCTTATGGGCGGCGGCCCCAGCTCGGCTTATGCCGGGATCGTGCTGGAAGCGTACGATCAGTTCAGCGCCAAGTAA
- a CDS encoding ABC transporter substrate-binding protein: MNRKLVAVLAGAATLVSAAAFAMTKEEEDAAWKKEPAYGRVINVGYNGGLCLGTFGIADIKGFYAEEGLKVKITRMTKDVDAIGTGKVDVVGGHIAKFIIPTVNGVRMKFTTGIHTGCKSLYVLAKGDIKNTKDLVGKTVAVPNGIGDSDQNIAMRFFSRDGISPFRDIKWKVVEAGVSIMAMQNGEIEAALLEDQFARRFLDDGTLRIVRSLTYDDDFKKEACCVHAVNLDFYNENPITVKKLTRAHEKASQWILDNIDESVRLLLDHKYVTGNFDLVQSIQKTLDYGISDQATEETLRLIIRDYQSFGILDPRLDPDKILKKIWDPVLQHD; encoded by the coding sequence ATGAACAGAAAGCTGGTTGCGGTTCTGGCAGGTGCGGCGACGCTTGTTTCTGCCGCGGCCTTCGCGATGACGAAGGAAGAGGAAGACGCGGCCTGGAAGAAGGAGCCTGCTTACGGGCGCGTGATCAATGTGGGCTACAATGGCGGTCTGTGTCTCGGCACTTTTGGCATTGCCGACATCAAGGGTTTCTACGCCGAAGAGGGCTTGAAAGTCAAGATCACGCGCATGACCAAGGACGTGGACGCCATCGGCACCGGCAAAGTCGATGTGGTGGGCGGCCATATCGCTAAGTTCATCATTCCTACGGTTAACGGCGTGCGCATGAAATTCACGACGGGCATCCACACTGGTTGTAAATCGCTGTACGTGCTCGCCAAGGGCGACATCAAGAACACAAAAGATCTGGTCGGCAAGACGGTAGCTGTGCCGAACGGCATTGGCGATTCGGATCAGAACATCGCCATGCGCTTTTTCAGCCGCGACGGTATCAGTCCCTTCCGTGACATCAAATGGAAGGTCGTGGAAGCGGGGGTCAGTATCATGGCCATGCAGAACGGAGAGATTGAGGCCGCGCTGCTTGAAGATCAGTTCGCGCGCCGTTTCCTCGACGATGGTACCCTGCGCATCGTACGTTCGCTGACCTACGACGATGACTTCAAGAAAGAAGCCTGCTGCGTTCATGCCGTCAATCTGGACTTCTACAACGAGAACCCGATCACCGTGAAGAAACTGACCCGCGCCCATGAAAAGGCCAGTCAGTGGATTCTCGACAATATCGACGAGAGCGTCCGCCTCCTCCTTGACCACAAGTACGTCACCGGCAACTTCGACCTCGTGCAGTCCATCCAGAAAACTCTGGATTATGGCATCAGCGATCAGGCGACGGAGGAGACGCTGCGCCTTATCATCCGCGATTATCAGAGCTTCGGCATTCTCGACCCCCGCCTCGATCCCGACAAGATCCTGAAAAAGATCTGGGATCCGGTCCTGCAGCACGATTAG
- a CDS encoding M20/M25/M40 family metallo-hydrolase, translating to MNDMIKAAAEQFARENVKEAQDLLRTLGKIPAPSHDEGRRAAFVSEWFKSQGFKDVQIDAAQNVICKLGPQDSDLIVFAAHTDIVFPDTAPLPMREEDGRLYAPGIGDDTANLVNLMIAARHLAWREEELTQGVLIVANACEEGLGNLDGTKALFAAYGPRVTAFYSLDGKLGHCCSGAVGSYRYRVTCRTTGGHSYANFGNANAIECLAHLIEDLYAVTLPESARTTFNVGRIEGGSTVNSIAQYAAMLYEFRSPSQECLDYMKVQFDAILNANRNRGGEFAVELLGVRPGDGMLNREALQAFTARTLDVIRSYYDGELTVTPSSTDSNVPLSLGIMANTLGTVVGMGAHTREEWVDLGSLETGLKIALSLMLAAQAP from the coding sequence ATGAACGACATGATCAAGGCCGCGGCCGAACAGTTCGCCCGCGAGAACGTAAAAGAGGCTCAGGACCTGCTGCGCACGCTGGGGAAGATCCCGGCGCCGTCGCACGACGAAGGCCGGCGCGCGGCCTTCGTCAGCGAGTGGTTCAAATCGCAGGGATTCAAGGACGTGCAGATCGACGCCGCCCAAAACGTGATCTGTAAGTTGGGGCCACAGGACAGCGATCTGATCGTCTTCGCAGCGCACACCGACATCGTCTTTCCCGACACGGCGCCGCTGCCCATGCGCGAGGAAGACGGCCGGCTCTACGCGCCCGGCATCGGCGACGACACCGCCAACCTCGTCAACCTGATGATCGCCGCCCGTCATCTGGCGTGGCGCGAAGAGGAACTGACGCAGGGCGTGCTGATCGTCGCCAACGCCTGCGAAGAAGGGCTGGGCAACCTCGACGGTACGAAGGCGCTGTTCGCCGCCTACGGGCCGCGCGTCACGGCCTTTTACTCGCTCGACGGCAAGCTCGGCCATTGCTGCAGCGGCGCCGTCGGATCCTATCGTTACCGCGTCACGTGCCGGACCACGGGCGGCCATTCCTACGCCAACTTCGGCAACGCCAACGCCATCGAATGCCTGGCGCACCTGATCGAGGATCTCTACGCCGTCACGCTGCCCGAAAGCGCGCGCACGACCTTCAACGTCGGGCGCATCGAGGGCGGCTCCACCGTCAACTCCATCGCCCAGTATGCCGCGATGCTGTACGAATTCCGCTCTCCTTCCCAGGAATGCCTGGATTACATGAAGGTCCAGTTCGACGCGATCCTCAACGCCAACCGCAACCGCGGCGGCGAATTCGCGGTCGAACTGTTGGGAGTCCGCCCCGGCGACGGCATGCTGAACCGCGAAGCGCTGCAAGCCTTTACCGCCCGCACGTTGGACGTGATCCGCAGCTATTACGACGGCGAACTGACCGTCACCCCCTCGTCCACCGACAGCAACGTGCCCCTGTCCCTGGGCATCATGGCCAATACGCTCGGCACCGTCGTCGGCATGGGCGCGCACACCCGCGAAGAGTGGGTAGACCTGGGTAGTCTGGAAACGGGGCTGAAAATCGCCCTCAGCCTGATGCTCGCCGCGCAGGCCCCCTAG
- a CDS encoding AEC family transporter, translating into MQGFLTNLVIFIVMGCGWFLKRRGRLTETGLKELNGLLFSLLMPVSFFKAGLGFNASMIHGWRFAAVLIGGYAAATAVFWVMSGLRKIAPERRAVSMLTSVRPNAIFIGLPVMTLWLGQAGTEAQLLFVAVGTPYFNLVPLLMSQIAMSGQSDGRSLANALVRTVRNPILLAGICGILIGALGWTPYIPQWFARVLEVLGDCGNGMALLVIGAALAPERLWSDVKSAWPDMLMKLFLHPAIVMAAFMLFPVENPVVMQVAVVGSAVAPAFNCYVLARGFGMDADYAAMLVASSTLLCMVTLLFWMAVTPCIFV; encoded by the coding sequence ATGCAGGGCTTTCTAACGAATCTGGTGATTTTCATCGTCATGGGCTGCGGCTGGTTTCTGAAAAGACGGGGGCGGCTGACTGAAACCGGACTGAAGGAACTGAACGGGCTGCTTTTCTCGTTGCTGATGCCCGTCAGCTTTTTCAAGGCCGGACTTGGCTTCAACGCGTCCATGATCCATGGCTGGCGCTTTGCTGCCGTGCTCATTGGCGGTTATGCGGCGGCGACGGCAGTGTTCTGGGTGATGTCGGGACTGCGCAAGATCGCGCCCGAACGGCGCGCCGTGTCCATGCTCACGTCGGTGCGTCCCAACGCGATCTTTATCGGCCTGCCGGTGATGACGCTTTGGCTCGGACAGGCGGGCACGGAAGCGCAGCTGCTCTTCGTGGCGGTGGGAACGCCGTATTTCAACCTCGTACCGCTGCTGATGTCGCAAATTGCCATGAGCGGTCAGAGCGACGGCCGGTCACTGGCGAACGCGTTGGTGCGGACGGTCAGAAATCCGATCCTGCTGGCGGGCATCTGCGGCATCCTGATCGGCGCTTTGGGCTGGACGCCTTATATCCCGCAATGGTTTGCGCGCGTCCTCGAGGTGCTGGGCGACTGCGGCAACGGCATGGCGCTGCTGGTCATCGGCGCGGCGCTGGCGCCGGAGCGTCTGTGGAGCGACGTCAAATCGGCCTGGCCCGACATGCTCATGAAGCTGTTCCTTCACCCGGCGATCGTCATGGCTGCGTTCATGCTTTTTCCCGTGGAAAATCCCGTTGTCATGCAGGTGGCGGTGGTCGGATCCGCGGTGGCGCCGGCCTTCAATTGTTACGTTTTGGCCCGCGGCTTCGGCATGGACGCCGACTACGCGGCCATGCTGGTAGCGTCGTCGACGCTGCTGTGCATGGTGACGTTGCTGTTCTGGATGGCAGTGACGCCCTGCATTTTCGTGTAG
- a CDS encoding amidohydrolase, whose amino-acid sequence MVGEAALKALQAKEEQFVAHAKKIWEHPETAYNEVSTCAVTAELLRELGFVVETGMYGMPTALRASWGSGEPTIGFLGEFDALPGLSQKVGTRQEPVRDGAPGEGCGHNLLCVAPLAAAYGLKEELRASGCPGTVVYYGCPAEEALTGKVFMARGGAFRELDLAFSWHGAAKNCVMRGVMTGLNSAKFHFTGRTSHAGGAPENGRSALDAVELMNVGANYLREHVTMDNRIHYVVTDGGMAPNIVPDKACVWYFVRALTREAVEDTYRRLVLVAEGAAHMTETKVEIEFLGGCYPTLENRVLSDVIYQSLQEVERPVWTEEELEFAEAINVQNPNYDQIKRRPDYDGPLGVSVGIREENGFGSTDVGDVQHIVPCAEVNTASWNCAAPGHSWQVTSCAGSSIGMKGMLYGARALALTAAKVAADPQLVAAAKAEFLEATHGEPYRCPIPADVPVPMPVQK is encoded by the coding sequence ATGGTCGGAGAAGCGGCGTTAAAAGCTCTTCAAGCGAAAGAGGAACAGTTTGTCGCCCACGCTAAAAAAATCTGGGAGCATCCCGAGACCGCCTACAACGAAGTGAGCACGTGCGCGGTCACTGCCGAGCTGCTGCGCGAGCTGGGCTTTGTCGTGGAAACGGGGATGTACGGGATGCCCACGGCCCTGCGTGCCAGTTGGGGCAGCGGCGAACCGACGATCGGTTTTCTGGGCGAGTTCGACGCTCTGCCCGGTCTGAGCCAGAAGGTCGGCACCCGCCAGGAACCCGTACGGGACGGCGCGCCGGGGGAGGGCTGCGGGCACAACCTGCTCTGCGTGGCGCCGCTGGCGGCGGCGTACGGCTTGAAAGAAGAGCTGCGGGCTTCCGGCTGTCCCGGTACCGTAGTTTACTATGGCTGTCCCGCCGAAGAGGCCCTTACCGGCAAGGTCTTCATGGCCCGCGGCGGCGCGTTCCGTGAGCTGGATCTCGCTTTTTCCTGGCACGGAGCCGCGAAAAACTGCGTCATGCGCGGCGTCATGACGGGCCTGAACAGCGCCAAGTTCCATTTCACGGGGCGCACCTCTCACGCCGGCGGCGCGCCGGAGAACGGCCGCTCAGCCCTCGACGCCGTCGAGCTCATGAACGTCGGCGCCAACTACCTGCGCGAGCACGTCACCATGGACAACCGCATCCATTACGTCGTCACCGACGGCGGGATGGCTCCCAACATCGTCCCCGACAAAGCCTGCGTCTGGTACTTCGTGCGCGCCCTGACCCGCGAGGCCGTGGAAGACACGTATCGCCGCCTCGTGCTGGTCGCCGAGGGGGCGGCGCACATGACCGAGACGAAAGTGGAGATCGAGTTCCTCGGCGGCTGTTATCCGACGCTGGAAAACCGCGTCCTCAGCGACGTAATCTATCAAAGCCTGCAGGAAGTGGAAAGGCCCGTCTGGACCGAGGAAGAGCTGGAATTCGCCGAGGCTATCAACGTACAGAATCCGAACTACGATCAGATCAAACGGCGCCCCGATTACGACGGCCCGCTCGGCGTCAGCGTCGGGATCCGCGAGGAGAATGGCTTTGGCTCCACCGACGTGGGCGACGTGCAGCACATCGTCCCCTGTGCGGAAGTGAACACCGCTTCGTGGAACTGCGCCGCTCCCGGCCACAGCTGGCAGGTCACATCCTGCGCCGGCTCGTCCATCGGCATGAAAGGCATGCTTTACGGCGCCCGCGCCCTGGCTCTGACGGCCGCCAAGGTCGCCGCCGACCCGCAGCTTGTCGCCGCCGCCAAGGCGGAGTTTCTCGAAGCCACCCACGGCGAACCCTACCGCTGCCCCATCCCCGCCGACGTTCCCGTGCCCATGCCGGTCCAGAAATAA
- a CDS encoding IS110 family transposase, giving the protein MYYLGIDIGKNNHEAGLIREDGSHVGKSLRFANAQEGFQQLLLFLEQSLPEREAFCIGMEATGHYWLALYSFLREQGFALHVINPIQSDSLRNFHIRKQKTDAVDCFLVAEVIRFGSFSATHLADEDIMALRNLARFRESLKDSCADYKRQVVTVLDQVFPEYAALFSNVFGESSKAFLKTYGTPEQVVDVNTKSLAALLRKTSRGRHGTDKARELKSLAARSVGLTLCSDAFAFQIRILIEQIEFTEKQIDEIDKKIARQLRKFSSVILTVPGVGPATGAVILGEIGDISRFSNPKKLVAFAGIDPTSFQSGNYVGQHNRLSKKGSPYLRRAVWMSALIAVRCDPVFKAFYEKKRGEGKAHGTALGAVSRKLLYTIYAVLKANKPYEVRRQGIE; this is encoded by the coding sequence ATGTACTATCTTGGTATTGACATCGGGAAGAACAATCACGAAGCAGGGCTTATCAGGGAGGACGGCAGCCACGTCGGCAAGTCGCTGCGTTTCGCCAATGCGCAGGAGGGCTTTCAGCAGCTTCTGCTCTTTCTCGAACAGAGTCTTCCCGAGCGGGAGGCCTTCTGTATCGGCATGGAGGCGACCGGTCATTACTGGCTCGCGCTCTACTCCTTTCTGCGGGAGCAGGGTTTTGCTCTGCATGTGATCAACCCGATCCAATCCGACAGTCTGAGGAACTTCCACATCCGGAAGCAGAAAACGGATGCGGTCGACTGCTTTCTGGTGGCTGAGGTGATCCGTTTCGGCTCGTTCAGCGCAACTCATCTGGCTGATGAAGATATCATGGCGCTGCGCAATCTGGCCCGTTTCAGAGAGTCGCTCAAGGACTCCTGCGCCGACTACAAGCGACAGGTCGTCACCGTTCTGGATCAGGTGTTTCCGGAGTATGCCGCCTTGTTCTCCAACGTCTTTGGCGAGAGTTCAAAGGCATTTCTCAAGACGTACGGCACTCCGGAACAGGTGGTCGACGTGAACACGAAATCGCTGGCCGCTTTGCTCAGAAAAACCAGCCGGGGCCGGCACGGTACTGACAAAGCCCGTGAGCTCAAGTCTCTGGCGGCGCGTTCGGTCGGCCTGACTCTGTGTTCGGATGCCTTTGCCTTTCAAATCAGGATTCTCATCGAACAGATCGAATTCACGGAGAAGCAGATCGATGAGATCGACAAGAAGATCGCCCGGCAGCTGAGGAAGTTTAGCTCTGTCATCCTCACTGTCCCCGGCGTGGGGCCGGCGACGGGCGCCGTGATCCTCGGTGAGATCGGCGATATCAGTCGTTTCTCCAATCCCAAGAAACTCGTCGCCTTTGCCGGGATCGATCCGACTTCGTTTCAATCGGGGAACTATGTCGGCCAGCACAACCGCTTGTCCAAGAAAGGATCCCCCTACCTGAGACGAGCTGTCTGGATGTCGGCGCTGATAGCAGTCAGATGCGATCCTGTCTTCAAAGCGTTCTACGAAAAGAAGCGCGGTGAGGGGAAAGCGCATGGGACTGCATTGGGGGCTGTGTCGAGAAAACTGCTTTATACGATTTACGCTGTTCTGAAAGCCAACAAACCTTACGAGGTACGCCGCCAGGGCATAGAATGA